Genomic window (Dasypus novemcinctus isolate mDasNov1 chromosome 10, mDasNov1.1.hap2, whole genome shotgun sequence):
CAAAAGTCCTGTTTGTAAGATAAGTTTTCAAATGAAACATATAAATCTAAAATGTTTAcacttaagattagaattctgagccaaatcttttttttttcacgctctttatttttttaaatgttacattcaaaaaaatataagaggttcccatatgcctcccaaccccctctcccacccctcccacatccacaaACCCCACCACCGCTGTGGCACACTTGTTGCACTTAGCGAACATACCCTGGAGCACagccacaccacatggataagggtccacattgtagtttacactctcccccaatccacccagtgggttatggcaggatatataatgtctagcatctgtacctgcaacatcattcaggacaactccaagtcccaaaaacgcccccacatcacatctcttcttccctctatttttttgtaaaaatatgaggtccccatatatcccccaactccgctcaccccactcctcccattaGAACaagctcctccatcatcatgggacattcatcgcgcttggtgagtacatctctgagcactgctgcatcacatggtcaatggtccacattatagtttacactctcccccgggccacccagtggtccatgggaggacatacaatgtccagtaactgttctgcagtaccacctaggacagctccaagtcctaacaatgcccccatatcacatctcttcttcctactccctaccctcagcagcaaccatggccactttctcctctattttaatttaatccaaattgTGGTTGAATACACAACTTGAAAAATgaattcttgaatagtaaataattAGCAGTGTTGCTAAAATGTTGACTcactgacttttgttttatgagaaaggaaataagtgattactttctctcctagaaatatactgctgttactaTTCAGTCTGTTTTCCTCACTTTTTTAGAGTATAAGTTTGTCACAAGGCTTAAAGgttcttaattttcatttagattcaaagttgtggttttgttaCATGTGGAATTTTTGAAAGTTCAGTCAAAAATGCATGTAAATGTGAATATCGAAAATTCCTCTTAATTTTGATTTGTGCTTATGTTTTTggttttaaagaaattatagcaACGGTAGTTGCTTCCTATTTGTTAGATATGTGAAatactgataaatgtcacaatgatagttttactttttagattattactgtaggtaggttagtccttaccacaagtgagtcactttaaatatgttttttttaaaataagtggcTTTTACAGATACgtcataataaattgtactgctacatttttaaaaaataaggatgatgtgggagagggagggaggtacATAGGAATctcttatacttttgatgtaacttttttgtaatctaaaccTCTTAaacaataaagtttattatattaaaaaataaaaaatatattttcaagtatATTTGCACTGGCCACATTTTATTAGAAAGATATTGAAAATATTGAATATAGTGAATATCAAATATAAATGTTGCATATATTCTTAAAGACCCTGTGGAAGGCATTTTTAACCTCTTTGTTCCTTAAGCTATAGATTAAGGGGTTAAGCATGGGGACAACTAAAGTGTAAAACACAGAGGCTATTTTGTCAGTATCAACAGAGTGACCAGATTTGGGCTGTAGGTACATAAACAGCAGAGATCCATAGAATACAGCCACCACTGTCAGATGAGAACTACATGTAGAGAAGGCTTTTTTCCTTACCGCAGCAGTATTCATTTGAAATATGGCCATCAGAATCAATATGTAGGACACTAGGACTACCAGAAGGGAGGAAATCAAATTAAATGCTGAAAATGTGATGGCcaacatttctatttctttagcaTTTGAACATAGCATAGGTAACAAGGCAACTTCATCACAATAgaaatggctaatgatattagGGCCACAAAAGGTCAATGTAAAAATCTTAGTGGTGAACATCAGAGACTGAAAGATGCTGTAGAGGTAGGGGACACCCATAAGCACAAGACAAGCTCTCTGGGACATGATAATATTGTAAAGCAGAGGGttacagatggccacatagcggtcataggccatggctGACAACATGAAAATTTCACTGATAATGAATATAATGAAGAAAGCCATCTGCATGGCACATGCATAATAGGAAATGGTATTTTGATCCACAACAAAATTTACCAGCATCTTGGGACAAATGACAGTAGAATTTCCTAGATCAATGAAAGCTAGGTGTctgataaaaaaatacataggtgtgtggagatgggagtccacCTTGGTCAGGATGATCAATCCCAGGTTGCCCACCATTGTGACCATGTAGATGATGAGAAAGACACCAAAGAGGGGACCCTGCAGCTCAGGGTGACTTGTGACTCCCAGGAGAATAAATTCAGGCAGCACAGTCAGATTCTGTTGACCCATTTTATCCAGTTACCTTTTCTGGAAACAAACAGAGTATTTGTTATTAACTTTCTTGTGATATTATCTAATATTAAAATTTGTAGACAAAATGGAGAATATTTCTTCACAGATAGAAAAATAATCTCCACATCTGATTTTGAAGTTAAAATAACTTCTTCCCCAAACTGAGAGATCCAAAGGGAACACATTTTGCACTGACACAAAATTGATTAAACTCTAAATAGGATCAACACTCTTTGGAGTATATCCATAGATACTAAAAACACGTAGGTGTTAATATAGAAATATCAAACTCTTACTTCATCTACACAATGAGATCACCATTATTCTTAGTATACTTGGTATTTGCATGAGCTTTCTTATGACATTTTGATGTTATGAATGAAAGATACACAGGAAAGATGAATCAAATGAAATTTAAGTCTCAGGGCATGACCAATGCCCTGTATGTGACCTTAGCAACATACTCGTACAGTGATTggtttttgtatatgttgtgaaAGCATATGATCATATACATGACTAATAGAAAGCCACCTTCTCTTTCCATTCTGTCTTCTGCCCTATTGTATTTCTCCAATATAAAGTTGCACTGTAATGTCTAGAGGTGTTTTTGTGATCCAACTAAGAGGGAATTCAGTTAATAATTCATATGAGGTTTAGCAAGTGTATCTATATGGTTAAAATCAGCGACATGTTTCATTAAATGACATatactgcggcggcttgctcggtcggtagaggtggggtctggctgcggacgaggggtcggtccagctctggacgaggggtcggtcccgcttgggacaaggggtcggtcccacttgggacgaggggtcggtccggcagcagacgagggatcggtctcacaaggggttgcgcggttcggctgacggggtcacccggcgaagccggcgacgaaggggtcgcccggagaagcaggcgacgaactggggacaagggaggccaggcccttgtcgggggctctcaggactggagggcgcacggcagaagaactaccgcagagacaaggtaaacacccaagtccactttactgagggagaggcaacagttttataggggctggggaaggctgattggtcgaagccatgccctgttctgattggttgccggcgaaaggtcagtgggcggtactggatgggggaggggtggtggttagggattggctgtcactgttgctgggggaggggcagggtttagggattggtggctgctgttgctggggtggagggcagactggatttttctgcccacgcctggctgttgctgctgtcgggggaggggaaaagggcgggctggatttttccgcccacacctggctgttgctgctgtcgggggaggggaaaagggcgggctggatttttccgcccacacctggctgttgttgctgtcgggggaggggaaaagggcagactggaattttctgccctgcgcctgcacagggagaaggaagaagaagggtgccgccccacaaggcatcgggtggcgccatctgggaggaggggcggccgtggaagcatggctgccgagaaggggagacccgagggcactctgcgcccatgccgagcttccttcaggggtggcggtgagtccgaccagccaccctattatgggggcagcggaattaggcctaccgcggccgctcccctgccaggccagcaaaccacacttcagcccgaggggtgaccgcatttcccccttcttttcaaataagggccaggatggcagcagcaacaagtagctgaggcccaagaggcagtaagcaatgagggaagtggggctgaagagggaggtgagtatgacggggatataaatgtacaatttggggggcggtatcttgccattgcaagcaagggtggccaatgtccaattcttgttgatctcggtggctataaggtccatctgctgttaaaagtcccgaatgacagcacgttacaggtagttgatctcttcttggcggcgaagagcggtagaggcagactgtgcgatggtctggaggatcgcagcggtgaggacaagtcgcgtcagggcaccagcgacggtggtggcggcagcgtcgggagtggtggagacgtaggcgaggacaataagaaggccaaagtcttcacgggcgcgagagaggccgatgttaatggggcgggccgacatggggcggcccaatctgcaacgcagtagggggtcaagcgaaaaaaggaggggggcgggggacgagaaaggacgctttggatggctgagaagaggagtgaggtcgagacaggaggaagctccgcagaagtatggggagctgttaaaagcagaaacctcattagatgctagaaagcaggccgcaggccggggaaagcaggttgcgggccgtttcgcggggctggagctgcttgagagcgatggcggcatggggggccgtggttacaatcttctggggtggtagtggctagacagatggcagaaaatattatcaagaaagcaaaggttataaggaagaaatagagtattaaaggctgtgggggaagtgagaagatcatttagaggatagggttgagaatggtatgtttaagacagaagctttgtggtttgtaggagactgctttataaacgaaggagaatgagggcagtaaatatagtaacgatagataggaagatgacagtgaggaggagtctttgtttaaggttccaatcgtccggcgcaacagtggctaggcccatagcgaggggtgttgctaaatagacaatggctgcaaagacaaaatcatcttctgtttccttaagaataacttctctttaaatacttagtagcatgcaatattagaaaccgtttcctaaaagcaagttggcaggggagcttggttgctgttaatctttcctgttataaaattaccttttattattattatcatcaatttagttttatatatatatatttaagaatgaccttttggaattagccatttaataccttaatgtaaactattgaagataaattttatctttacagaacacattcccttacgtaaagttatcacaataccttttacacttgccgcatgcaaattaaatttcaagagtttatgaaaaattagccatcttactttaggacaaaatacgtctttttgcaaaacttattacatttctgttagcatttttacaaacttttaacctttttaatattcatataagttttacattctttatattatcctgtgaagaaaaataagttattcattttaatctaggcaagaacaactttttatgaagacgtacagttaattttgttaattaagacttacaatttttttttaattgtagatatcttattaacatttaaacttatgtattaatataataaacttaagtattaatataagcgcttatttaatctttggccatttgaatagagctcttttaaagatttctagtaatttatatttaccatccggaggtatcacaatatacgttgacattgaacgaacagacagacaaacacagaacaattacaacacattaacagaaatatataatttatttacagttgactcataattcttactttcttggtatagctgcttttaaatccttttttatatagcatatcatagattatacccttcaagatttcttctggacttcatgttgcctgtaataagccaggagaggatcttttaccttcctgctccacagcaaaagtgaccctatctataaggcgagtataggtgtccgggtcccaaagctgacacgtggtaagccacggattaaaggggagaagaaggtcccaatatacttgaagctgtttaaaagagatcttacaccggtgagtgtctaggagaccggcgagggcccgaacttgtggggcttgcttagcagataggatgttactcattgctaatggccttttggagccgataagaaaaggggcccttaccttgagagcgcggcgatgggagccgaggtgcacggtgagacgaggggtcggagccgatgggactccgacagtggtcgcgggccaagagaaggccccgacgaggggagggcaggacgacgagcagtggagcaaggcaaaggggagcaagcatggaggggaggaggcagaggtgaaggcaggggtggaggtgctcaggcacgcgctcctgagagttttattggcgcctcttaatcatagcgggtcggtataagcccccgacatggaaggagaaagccatccagcgattctcccagaccgccgtggatcgtatgaggtcgccaaggttcgggagcagcaatgcagagcgaaaagataggggtgagaagagaggagagcgtagggctatggtagggttacttcagacatgcaagcgcgtgctcccgagaaatccaaggctcctcttaatcatagcgggtcggtataagcccccgacatggaaggagaaagccatccagcgattctcccagaccgccgtggatcatatgaggtagccaaggctcaggtagcagcaatgttgcacgagagaagtcccaaggtgagaagagaggagggggtagggctgccaggttatggagtgaggctgtggtggagttgcctggccccacgttgggcgccaactgtggcggcttgctctgtcggtagaggtggggtctggctgcggacgaggggtcggtccagctctggacgaggggtcggtcccgcttgggacaaggggtcggtcccacttgggacgaggggtcggtccggcagcagacgagggatcggtctcacaagggtttgcgcggtttggctgacagggtcgcccggcgaagccggcgacaaaggggtcgcccggtgaagccggcgacgaaggggtcgcccggagaagccggcgacgaactggggacaagggaggccaggcccttgtcgggcgctctcaggactggagggcgcacggcagaagaactaccgcggagacaaggtaaacacccaagtccactttactgagggagaggcaacagttttataggggctggggaaggctgattggtcgaagccatgccctgttctgattggttgccggtgaaaggtcagtgggcggtactggatgggggaggggtggtggttagggattggctgtcactgttgctgggggaaggggcagggtttagggattggtggctggtgttgctggggtggagggcagactggatttttctgcccacgcctggctgttgctgctgtcgggggaggggaaaagggcgggctggatttttccgccctgcacctgcgcagggagaaggaagaagaagggtgccgccccacaaggcatcgggtggtgccatctgggaggaggggcggccgtggaagcatggctgccgagaaggggagacccgagggcactctgcgcccatgccgagcttccttcaggggtggcggtgagtccgaccagccaccctattatgggggcagcggaattaggcctaccacggccgctcccctgccaggccagcaaaccacacttcagcccgaggggtgaccgcaatataCTTTTCCTTGTGTGAAATTGACTTCTAAAGCTCTCCTACTACTTGTAGGGTGATatgaattatttaattaattaaaatttaatttatgaattttattaattatatgaCCATTATAGTGTCTTCACATCTGAAATTTGTTTCTGTCTAACTTTTCTCTGAAATGATGTTTGCATTTATGctcatatttacatttataattcTATTGATCTTTTGTTAAAAATCCCTCAACTTGTATAAAAGTCCAGTCCAATGAGAAATATGCATGCTTGCTAAAAATTATGCTTTATTAAGATATTTGACTACTTAAATATTAtgtctatttcctctaatatAATATTGTGGAAATGATAAGGtctataagacatttaaaatatttatttgtgattttcatatgtcatattttgcaAGCTATCATTTATTTCTAGAACTTTGCAATGAAGAATTTATAGAGTATAGCattatgattttcaaatatttccattGGTAAATTCTGGTCTgttcatttctacatttttcaaGGCAAATCAGTAAATCGAAGTTGGAAATTCTCTGGCTGTAACTAGTGAAACAACTTTATCCTAATCCACTTGTATTTCCTTTTAAACGTCTCTCATATTCAGTATGTACTCAATGAAAACCAAGGTTTCTGTGAGCATTAATTTTCAACTGGACAGGAAAATAGagtttaatatatccagtcacataaaatgcaggataaaattattataatgtaATAGAATTTCTATATTTAGTCTTAACTATTATGGAGGCCCTAAATATTACAGCAATTGCAGTCTCAAGTCACCAACATGAGGCATTTGTCAAGGAAAGATGAGTTTCAGTGCTGTGTTGCCTAGAATTTTCAGAAGAGTATCAGAAAATTTAGAAATCTGCTAATTTTCTATGTCTATTTTTCCAGTCTGATTGACAATACTGGGGGACAGGGCAATTCCTTAAATCAGGGACACCTCCATCCCTTCTTAGATGAATTTGTCTCTGTTCACTACTGAGCCTCATTCTAACTATAAACCTATCTCTGTTTGAAAACTGTACCTCAAACTTGCCATTTCCTGGGGACTGTTATCTCAGGATTTTGCTTATAATAGGAGATACACTGGATTCCACAAAGGAGTTGATATTCCAATATTGAATATATAACactatgatgtcttcaaggctttGCTAAGAATTATTCTAGTGTTTATTGAGTCtatctcattttcattctcaGTTACTATCTACCATCTAAAATGTCTGGATTCTTCTGCCCTGACCATTCCTCATATGGAAAACAATACCCCGGAACAGTAATGAAAATCTTagagtgtatattttaataccttcaTTTGAGGATAAATATAAGAGCACACAGAATACAGAGTTATGCAAAAGATAGCTGAGTTTTCAATCTTTAGACATGGTGATATGAGTTAGAATTATTTTGGAGTCAGGGTTTTTCAGCAGCTCCATAATTCATAAAAAGCATCCTATTTCTTTATCAGTCTACTCAGTCTGTATTGCCTATTCTGAAAGCCCAGATCCAGGAATTATCACCCAGTAGGGAAAacatgcaaacaaacaaacaaataaataaaacacacaaaacaacaacaaccacaacaacTAAAGCTTCAACAGGTTTTCATGAGAAATGCTTATCTAAAATTGATTCCCAGTTTGTCAAATGTTGCATGGTACATATTTGTTATAAaagaatcttttttatttatcaaatattatttaGAACATAcactataaatatttgttgtttgtcTGAAATTCAAATGAATCTGGGTGTCCTTTATAACATCTGACAATTTTAACCTTAATAGATTCTATTAGATAAGATAAGTGATGAAATTTTCAGATTTTTGTATATTCATCTTCGCTTGTAATATCTAAATGCCACTATCAGGTCACATAAATCAAATGAATCTTTGTCATTTGAACAAATGAGATAATGAATATAAGTAATGTACTTGAAGAAATCACCTGTCAGTAACCACACTAGTGTAGGCAGTCATAAGCAGGGAGTCCCAAGAATCCAAGTGATCATCAGAATTAAAGAGAATTTTTATCAATCCACCTTTAATGAAGagtccatttttttctctcaaaataTGCTTTTCCTTTAGTAGGAAGAATTTATAATTTCCCTCCACAGTTGTGATGTTCCCTAAGGAGGTAGCATGTAATTCATTGATTATTCCTATATCATCagagagacattttaaaaaatgttttaaagtatctGCTAATTATCCTAGACACCCTATATATTCCCAGTGTTCTGCcaaggaagaggcagaaattctAAATGTTATGCAGAGGCAGTTTAATTAAATGTTTTGCTAAGGAAGAGACaaaaactctaaatgctatgcaaaggCAACTTGATTCAATCAAATGAGTTTCAGGTTCTATCAAATGATCATAACAATTGAGCAACCATAAAATATGGTAATCAATTAAAGAcacaggaaagaatgaaagtatatacaaccactcACCAAGTCAGGGGAAAACTCAACATCTGATCTCTCATATGATTGGGGAACCACTTTGCAACTGATCAGAGTTCTGATTGGAACAAAGGTCCCAGGCAGAGCATTCCCTCCTGGGTGAGGCTACCACTAGAGACTTGGGGACCATCCCTTTTAAGAGGTTCCAAACCTCAGAACTCCAATATGTCTTGTAACTTGTAAAGAATGATCTCATCGAAAGTAACTGAATCCATCTGTTGGGGAGGGGTGTGACCAGCCCTCCACAGGAGAGACTGGTGTCCATAGGGGTCTTCTGTTCTATTCTGTTCATGGTACACTGAACAGGAACATAAaggttttcaactttttattttataggaGATACAAACAGGACGTGCAAATATCATGTCTGGTATTTAGTtcttaaacatttcttttttgggTAATAGATGATGGGTCTGCCTGCATTAAGGCATTATAACATTCCAAAGGACaaggacaagttaatcattcacaattctagaCTAAAACAAAagactattgattagaaagcttatgaattcacaattcttaataataattttcttatagtacatcaCCCAGTGAGAAAAGGTGATGGGAAGTTcaagaaaaggaacaaaacacaAATGATATATACAGTCCCATTGAGATACACATATGTTAAGGTACTCATTCACTTAGAGTAAATGATTAAGgtgacaatggaaaaaaaaaagtatttcagcTCAATTTAATAAAACTGGAAAAATGCAAAGTCAGATTGAAATagtaaatgatataattatacatatgattttttttactttgctATTCAAAGACAAATATATTGTAGACCCTATGTTATAAATATATCATTGGTACAGACAGAGAAATAGATATTACTACTTGCATCTTCAGAGTAAACCAAGATCAGGtaaattatatcatttttctGAAGTCAcacaataaataattaaaagattttaaattaaagCCAGTTCTTTCCTAGTCCATGTCTCTAAATGAGCTATATATATCCCTTCTCCTTTGATATGACAAACACATAATAATATAACAAAAAATACCCCAATTATAGTATTTCCTAAACTGAGATCCCACCACTTCTCAataatgttcatccatgttgtatttttttatataacttcTTTTTTCATATACCATTGTGTTTATACAGTCATAATTCAGAGTTGTTATGGGTTCTGTTtgagaccaccacaataaagcaaatattgaaatAACATGAGTCACATGCTTTTTTTGTTTCCTAGTGCATATAGAATTTATATTTACAGTATATTTTAATCTATTAAGAGTTTAATAGCATTTATGTCTGTAACACTTTGAGGTTGGGTAGTTTCCAGAAGATATTGTCCTTAGAGTAATCCATTCttgtgtgtgtaaacctattgtgaatgggatcttttgattaaattctgTTAAGGGAACTTCCTTTTGACTAGATCACTTCAGTAGAACATCACCtagtgtgggtcttaatctttctttggagtcctttataaatgaaggaataaaagtcTCAGACACAGAATAAAATGGCAGAGACAGAAACCCTGAAAGACTGAGAGGTTACAGAggttggaggctggaatcaggggAGCACAGAGGCATAGAAAGAGGCCCTTTTGAGGCTGAAAGAGACAAGGTCCAATTGGAGAGAGGAGAAATAAGCCATATGCCTCATCTCCCACATCTGAGCatggggagaaagtaagcctggagaagAATGGGAGACCAGCAGTGCttccattatgccctgccatttgcctgattgcccacagtgCAACTGGTGAGACatatcttgatgatgccttgatatggacacttccacagcctcagaactgtaagcttttaaactaatataGGGAATTCAATAGGATGTTTCTTAGTGTTATCATTCCCTGTGAATGAAGTCAATGGAAAGCTATGGCAACTCAATTGAGGCAAGGACTATTAATAACCTGTGTGCTTCAGGAATGAAGTTTTGGTTCACCCCATCTTGTAAAGAACCATGATCCACTGAGGAGCTTGCTGAGGATAAAcagaatatggaatgggtagtggaagaaggtagttataaatatgaTCTCTGACCTTGTAAGCAGTTGAATAAACAAGGACTGTAATTGTTATGGGTATTTCCTCCTTTTTGATGCAAAGGtatatatgtgatttttttccttatcatGTAATGTACATTGCATTACTTATACCATGGTATTTAAGTTATCTGGTATAAAGGATAAGAAT
Coding sequences:
- the LOC101414589 gene encoding olfactory receptor 8K5-like; the protein is MGQQNLTVLPEFILLGVTSHPELQGPLFGVFLIIYMVTMVGNLGLIILTKVDSHLHTPMYFFIRHLAFIDLGNSTVICPKMLVNFVVDQNTISYYACAMQMAFFIIFIISEIFMLSAMAYDRYVAICNPLLYNIIMSQRACLVLMGVPYLYSIFQSLMFTTKIFTLTFCGPNIISHFYCDEVALLPMLCSNAKEIEMLAITFSAFNLISSLLVVLVSYILILMAIFQMNTAAVRKKAFSTCSSHLTVVAVFYGSLLFMYLQPKSGHSVDTDKIASVFYTLVVPMLNPLIYSLRNKEVKNAFHRVFKNICNIYI